The Camarhynchus parvulus unplaced genomic scaffold, STF_HiC, whole genome shotgun sequence genome has a window encoding:
- the LOC115916231 gene encoding LOW QUALITY PROTEIN: phosphofurin acidic cluster sorting protein 1-like (The sequence of the model RefSeq protein was modified relative to this genomic sequence to represent the inferred CDS: inserted 1 base in 1 codon): MAERGAPRAPGPGAPGPPGAPPPPARGAPGPPPGPVHMNLFATWEVDRSSPSCVPRLFSLTLRRLALLREVPKDRGSVVIAVKLQGSKRILRSNEIPLPPGGPPETELQLTFSLQYGHFLKRDTNRLQVMLQRRKRSKHRPFLGYKTLAVGLINLAEVLQLPSEAGPPQALVLHRALTEPLPVAEVGVVALSSQPVEPEGKSKGADRSPDLDQDSEEDEESFSSEPEGSDDALPGQDLFDEEEELPKGKKPRRKGPGGARHPNIKQKFVALLKRFRVSEEGGFGLEHVSPAVAEDLDALYDSLEIFNPSDSGADLDDTDSVLSTPKPRLRPFFEGLSQSSSQTEMGTESPAPAEPGPRSGRRAPEEGPEPEGLDPRGDPEPPAEPGGGPEKLRTPLKGSKGEAASPRPESGAPPGRGRRGTPQREPGLPRGGPGERSPEGEKPPEGPPPGQGPRRALWEQLGAALGPEPGLPESVVLVSAGEWQGQWVSELLQAQGVAVVATAGGAELQAALGAILSRIQRLCHLSPLPPRVLKVAAVGGAGYHGSLLRSFVRHLGTPGAHLGPRGPDWLGLLRFLIVPLGPHPVAQHLGTLDGRYGSAFLDPPWRELFTRSEPPPSEPFSVAGRILSYVAGAAVTLPLPVAEAMLTCSDKFPDEDSCQKFVPFVGVVKVGLAEDPPAPGDGDTEAPPPGLAVPSTSPPAGGGAGGGPREAATPRVPLHGRGGPRVRPRPPRNGGSPSGEALGLQVDYWGGVAAPPERRRGGEGERREGGGPKSSLRGTFRSLXVTRLPPPGDPPGTTLAMTLVSREKNKKVPALFKRPREPDKSRGVEGITRLICAPRPPPALLSVTVDGTQWDDIKFFQLAAQWPSHVKHFPVGLFGGGKAP; this comes from the exons atgGCGGAACGCggcgccccccgcgcccccgggCCCGGAGCCCCGGGCCCCCCGggggccccgccccccccggcccggggcgccccgggacccccgcccgGGCCCGTGCACATGAACCTGTTCGCCACCTGGGAGGTGGATCGGAGCTCGCCCAGCTGCGTGCCCAG GCTGTTCAGCCTCACCCTGCGGCGCCTGGcgctgctcagggaggtgccCAAGGACCGCGGCTCCGTGGTGATCGCTGTCAAACTGCAG GGCTCCAAGCGGATCCTGCGCTCCAACGAGATCCCGCTGCCCCCCGGGGGCCCCCCCGAGACCGAGCTGCAGCTCACCTTCTCCCTGCAG TACGGGCATTTCCTGAAGCGCGACACGAACCGGCTGCAGGTGATGCTGCAGCGCCGCAAGCGCTCCAAGCACCGCCCCTTCCTGGGCTACAAAACGCTCGCGGTGGGGCTGATCAACCTGGCCGAG gtgctgcagctgcccagcgAGGCCGGGCCCCCCCAGGCCCTGGTGCTGCACCGCGCGCTCACCGAGCCGCTGCCCGTGGCCGAGGTCGGCGTGGTCGCGCTCTCGAGCCAGCCCGTGGAGCCCgaggggaaaagcaaaggagCGG ATCGCTCCCCGGACCTGGACCAGGACTcggaggaggatgaggagagtTTCTCCTCGGAGCCCGAGGGCAGCGATGACGCTCTGCCCGGCCAG GACCTGTTcgatgaggaggaggagctgcccaaGGGGAAGAAGCCGAGGAGGAAGGGCCCGGGGGGCGCCAGG caccccaacaTCAAACAGAAATTTGTGGCGCTGCTGAAACGGTTCCGGGTGTCTGAGGAG ggtggctTTGGCCTGGAGCACGTGTCCCCGGCCGTGGCCGAGGACCTGGACGCTCTCTACGATTCCCTGGAGATTTTCAACCCCAGCGACAGCGGCGCCGACCTGGACGACACCGACAGCGTCCTGAGCACCCCCAAACCGCGGCTCAG gcCGTTCTTCGAGGGTCTCTCCCAGTCGAGCTCCCAGACCGAGATGGGAACCGAGAGCCCGGCCCCG GCAGAGCCGGGGCCCCGCAGTGGCCGCAGAGCCCCCGAGGAGGGGCCGGAGCCCGAGGGGCTG gacccccgggGGGACCCCGAGCCCCCGGCAGAGCCCGGGGGGGGCCCCGAAAAGCTGAGGACGCCCCTGAAGGGGAGCAAGGGGGAGGCGGCGTCACCCCG GCCGGAGTCGGGGGCccccccgggccgggggcgcaGGGGAACCCCCCAgagggagccggggctgccccggggggGCCCCGGCGAGAGGAGCCCCGAGGGAGAGAAACCCCCCGAGGGACCCCCCCCCGGCCAG ggcccccGCCGCGcgctctgggagcagctgggggcgGCGCTGGGCCCCGAGCCGGGGCTGCCCGAGAGCGTCGTGCTGGTCAGCGCCGGGGAGTGGCAGGGCCAG TGGGTGtcggagctgctccaggcccagggcGTGGCCGTGGTGGCCACGGCGGGGGGGGCGGAGCTGCAGGCGGCGCTCGGGGCCATCCTGAGCCGGATCCAGCGGCT GTGTCACCTGTCGCCGCTGCCCCCCCGGGTGCTGAAGGTGGCGGCCGTGGGCGGGGCCGGGTACCACGGGAGCCTCCTGAGGAGCTTCGTGcggcacctgggcacacctggggcacacctgggcccCCGCGGGCCCGACTGGCTCGGCCTCCTGCGCTTCCTCATCGTGCCCCTGg gtcccCACCCCGTGGCGCAGCACCTGGGCACCCTCGATGGCCGCTACGGCTCCGCCTTCCTGGACCCGCCCTGGCGGGAGCTGTTCACGCGCAGCGAGCCCCCGCCCAGCG agccGTTCAGCGTCGCCGGGCGCATCCTGTCCTACGTGGCGGGGGCGGCGGTGACGCTGCCACTGCCGGTGGCCGAGGCCATGCTGACCTGCAGCGACAAATT ccccgaCGAGGACTCGTGCCAGAAGTTCGTGCCCTTCGTGGGG GTGGTGAAGGTGGGCCTGGCCGAGGATCCCCCCGCGCCGG GTGACGGTGACACCGAGGCGCCCCCCCCGGGCCTCGCCGTCCCCTCCACGTCCCCCCCcgcggggggaggggccgggggggggcCCCGCGAGGCCGCGACCCCCCGCGTCCCCCTCCATGGCCGGGGGGGCCCCCGGGTGAGACCCCGACCCCCCCGGAATGGGGGGAG CCCCTCGGGGGAggcgctggggctgcaggtCGATTATTGGGGAGGGGTCGCTGCCCCCcccgagcggcggcgggggggggagggggagcgGCGCGAGGGGGGGGGTCCCAAGAGCAGCCTCAGGGGCACCTTCCGCTCGC CTGTGACGCGGCTGCCcccccccggggacccccccgggaccaCCCTGGCCATGACCCTGGTCAGCCGcgagaagaacaagaagg TGCCCGCCCTGTTCAAGCGGCCCCGCGAGCCCGACAAGAGCCGGGGGGTGGAGGGGATCACGCGGCTGATctgcgccccccgccccccgcccgcgcTGCTCAGCG TGACCGTGGATGGCACCCAATGGGACGACATCAAATTCTTCCAGCTGGCGGCGCAGTGGCCGTCGCACGTCAAACATTTCCCCGTGGGGCTTTTCGGGGGGGGCAAAGCGCCCTga
- the SF3B2 gene encoding splicing factor 3B subunit 2 — protein sequence MAAERADAAAAAAGPGEPLRDPRAPERSPYAGWAHPELQATLAGIGAPAQGTREELLERLQAYTLQTGIVLSRPALRPEEGDKAPPPQLPPALPLQHPLVPPPPPPGLGLGFGLGGPVGGVPVPPPPPAGLSEEERLTLAQQQAAMLLQEERAQGQHPFGDKAKEQELLEQQKRAAVLLEQERQQEMAKLTPPAPRAPPEGAPMAARTPLAPRGSPMGAPLAMGAPRPRGPPPPPGDDSRENEDSGVGPKIPQALEKILQLKESRQEELVTAPGVSAEDEMETELRASASASEAEEDTGTSKKERNRKRRNRKKKKRGRGGAREGAPTPTPPRGDPEPPPGDAPEVEIEYVSEEPEIYDPNFVFFKRIFEAFKLTDEVKKDKEKEPERAERTESAGAPRKKGPEDGTRGSDGDSSEDEQEKKQEVPKLSKKKLRRMNRFTVAELKQLVARPDVVEMHDVTAQDPKLLVHLKATRNSVPVPRHWCFKRKYLQGKRGIEKPPFELPEFIKRTGIQEMREALQEKEEQKTMKSKMREKVRPKMGKIDIDYQKLHDAFFKWQTKPKLTIHGDLYYEGKEFETRLKEKKPGDLSDELRIALGMPVGPNAHKVPPPWLIAMQRYGPPSYPNLKIPGLNSPIPEGCSFGYHAGGWGKPPVDETGKPLYGDVFGTNAAEFQTKEEEEEIDRTPWGELEPSDEESSEEEEEEESDEEKPDETGFITPADSGLITPGGFSSVPAGMESPELIELRKKKIEEAMDGSETPQLFTVVPEKRTATVGTAMMGSTHIYDMSAVMGHKGPVPEAQGVEVALAPEELELDPTAMTQKYEEHVREQQAQVEKEDFSDMVAEHAAKQKQKKRKAQPQDARGGGKKYKEFKF from the exons ATGGCGGCGGAGCGCGCGgacgcggcggcggcggcggccgggcccggggagCCCCTGAGGGACCCCCGAGCCCCCGAGCGCTCGCCCTACGCGGGCTGGGCCCACCCCGAGCTGCAGGCCACGCTCGCCGGCATCGGAGCCCCCGCGCAGG GGACCcgtgaggagctgctggagaggctccAGGCCTACACCCTGcag ACTGGGATCGTGCTGAGCCGCCCTGCCCTGCGCCCCGAGGAGGGGGACAAGGCCCCGCCCccccag ctgcccccagcgctgcccctgcagcaccccctggtgcccccccctcccccgccggggctggggctcGGCTTCGGCCTGGGGGGGCCCgtggggggggtcccggtgccgccGCCCCCCCCCGCGGGGCTGTCCGAGGAGGAGCGGCTGACgctggcccagcagcaggcggccatgctgctgcaggaggagcggGCGCAG GGCCAGCACCCGTTCGGGGACAAGgccaaggagcaggagctgctggagcagcagaaacGG GCCgcggtgctgctggagcaggagcgGCAGCAGGAGATGGCCAAGCTgaccccccccgccccccgcgccccccccgaGGGGGCCCCCATGGCTGCCCGGACCCCCCTGGCCCCCCGAG gCAGCCCCATGGGAGCCCCCCTGGCCATGggagccccccggccccgcgggcccCCCCCGCCCCCTGGAGACGACAGCAgagag AACGAGGACTCCGGGGTGGGCCCCAAGATCCCTCAGGCGCTGGAGAAGATCCTGCAGCTCAAGGAGAGCcggcaggaggagctggtgaCCGCGCCGGGGGTGTCGG ccgAGGACGAGATGGAGACGGAGCTCCGGGCGTCGGCGTCGGCCTCCGAGGCTGAGGAGGACACGGGGACGTCCAAAAAGgag cgGAACCGGAAGCGCCGGAACCGCAAGAAGAAGAagcgggggaggggcggggcccgggAGGGGGCCCCAACCCCGACCCCCCCCCGTGGGGACCCCGAGCCCCCCCCCGGGGACGCCCCCGAGGTGGAGATCGAGTACGTGAGCGAGGAGCCCGAGATCTACGACCCCAACTTCGTCTTCTTCAAGAGGATCTTCGAGGCCTTCAAG CTGACGGACGAGGTGaagaaggacaaggagaaggAGCCGGAGCGGGCGGAGCGAACCGAGAGCGCCGGGGCCCCCCGGAAAAAGGGACCCGAGGATGGCACCAGGGGCAGCGACGGGGACAGCTCCGAGGACgagcag GAGAAGAAGCAGGAGGTCCCCAAGCTGTCCAAGAAGAAGCTGCGGCGCATGAACAGGTTCACGGTGGCCGAGCTGAAGCag CTGGTGGCCCGTCCCGACGTGGTGGAGATGCACGATGTGACCGCGCAGGACCCCAAGCTGCTGGTGCACCTGAAGGCCACGCGGAACTCGGTGCCGGTGCCGCGGCACTGGTGCTTCAAGAGGAAATACCTGCAGGGCAAGAGGGGCATCGAGAAGCCGCCCTTCGAGCTGCCCGAGTTCATCAAACGCACCGGCATCCAGGAGATGAGGGAG GCCCTGCAGGAGAAG gaggagcagaagacCATGAAGTCCAAGATGAGGGAGAAGGTGCGGCCCAAGATGGGCAAGATCGACATCGATTACCAGAAACTGCACGACGCCTTCTTCAAGTGGCAGACCAAGCCCAAGCTGACCATCCACGGGGACCTCTACTACgag gggaaGGAGTTTGAGACGCGGCTCAAGGAGAAGAAGCCGGGAGATCTCTCGGACGAGCTGCGGATCGCGCTGGGCATGCCCGTGGGGCCG aACGCCCACAAGGTGCCCCCCCCGTGGCTGATCGCCATGCAGCGCTATGGACCCCCCTCGTACCCCAACCTCAAAATCCCGGGGCTCAACTCCCCCATCCCCGAG GGCTGCTCCTTTGGGTACCACGCCGGGGGCTGGGGGAAGCCGCCCGTGGACGAGACGGGGAAGCCGCTCTATGGGGACGTGTTTGGGACCAACGCTGCCGAGTTCCAG accaaggaggaggaggaggagatcgACCGCACGCCCTGGGGGGAGCTGGAGCCCTCGGACGAGGAATCctcggaggaggaggaggaggaggaaagcgATGAAGAAAAACCCGATGAGACCGGGTTCATCACCCCTGCCGACAg TGGTTTGATCACCCCGGGCGGCTTCTCCTCGGTGCCGGCCGGGATGGAGAGCCCGGAGCTGATCGAGCTGCGCAAGAAGAAAATCGAGGAGGCCATGGACGG GAGCGAGACCCCCCAGCTGTTCACGGTGGTCCCCGAAAAGCGAACGGCGACCGTGGGCACGGCCATGATGGGCTCCACCCACATCTACGACATGTCTGCG GTGATGGGCCACAAGG GGCCCGTGCCCGAGGCGCAGGGCGTGGAGGTGGCGCTGGCGCccgaggagctggagctggaccCCACGGCCATGACGCAGAAGTACGAGGAGCACGTGCGCGAGCAGCAGGCGCAGGTGGAGAAGGAGGATTTCAGCGACATGGTGGCCGAGCACGCCGCCAAGCAGAAG caGAAGAAGCGGAAGGCGCAGCCCCAGGACGCCCGCGGGGGGGGCAAGAAGTACAAAGAGTTCAAGTTTTAG
- the EIF1AD gene encoding probable RNA-binding protein EIF1AD, which yields MSRATKRKHVVRELLEERVQPAEGQSVVRVLGTPGNNLHEVETAEGTRFLASMPPRFRRHIWIKRGDFLLVDPILEGSKVKAEISLVLLPPHVRSLQRQGLWPEAFAPGEEKPPGGLIGVINGDNNGEGGLKGSRGHLGHGTGHLGTRWHFGDRVPHLGTRWHFGDPVTPPCDPPSDEQGLFVNTNRGGTPGDTGDSSGDTGDSDGDEDNEEDTRDSDGDSEEEDDEDSEGDNEDNNGDNDEDTEDSQGDTGDTKDSAGDTGASSERGSRGHSGDTEDTSDTGDTAGTEAAQPKDAGDKDSGDRGDTGQGGDGPQ from the exons aTGTCGCGCGCCACCAAGCGGAAGCACGTggtgagggagctgctggaggagcgCGTGCAGCCCGCGGAGGGACAGAGCGTGGTCAGG GTGCTGGGCACACCGGGGAACAACCTGCACGAGGTGGAGACGGCGGAGGGGACGCGGTTCCTGGCCAGCATGCCGCCGCGCTTCAGGAGGCACATCTGGATCAAGAGAG gcgATTTCCTGCTCGTCGATCCCATCCTCGAGGGCTCCAAGGTCAAAGCCGAGatctccctggtgctgctcccgCCCCACGTGCGCTCCCTGCAGCGCCAGGGGCTCTG gccCGAGGCCTTCGCCCCTGGAGAGGAAAAGCCCCCGGGAGGG TTAATTGGGGTCATTAATGGGGACAATAATGGGGAGGGGGGATTAAAGGGGTCAAGGGGACACTTGGGACACGGGACAGGCCACTTGGGGACACGGTGGCACTTTGGGGACAGGGTGCcacacttggggacacggtgGCACTTTGGGGACCCTGTGACCCCCCCGTGTGACCCCCCCAGTGACGAGCAGGGGCTCTTTGTCAACACCAACCGGGGGGggacccctggggacaccggggacagctctggggacaccggggacagtGACGGGGACGAGGACAACGAGGAGGACACCAGGGACAGCGATGGGGACagcgaggaggaggatgatgaggacAGCGAAGGGGACAACGAAGACAACAATGGGGACAACGACGAGGACACCGAGGACAGCcaaggggacactggggacaccaaggacagcgctggggacaccggggccAGCTCGGAGCGCGGCAGCcggggacactcaggggacacagaggacaCGAgtgacaccggggacaccgcggggaccGAGGCCGCGCAGCCAAAGGAcgctggggacaaggacagcggggacaggggggacacgggCCAGGGCGGGGACGGTCCCCAATAA